Proteins co-encoded in one Chitinophagales bacterium genomic window:
- a CDS encoding helix-turn-helix domain-containing protein, translating into MKQNKTRRLAAIMFTDIVGYTALMQQDEGTAAKVRMIHRKEFERCHQLYNGEILQYFGDGTLSVFQSCVEAVECAISLQKSLNQEIAIPLRIGLHVGDIVFDGTEVYGDGVNLASRIEGMGIGGGILLSGKLNDDLKNHPQISTSSLGYFELKNIKKPVEVFSVTNEGINVPARFELKGKQKKILKTIAVLPFVNMSSDKENEYFSDGVTEEIINALSKINSLKVTSRTSSFFFKNKKIPIRQIGEELNVAIILEGSIRLAKNKVRITAQLIDVTDDFHFWSETFDRSLEDIFEVQDEISLLIADKLREHLGHFDIEDHLVDAPEVNVDVYKRYLKSRYYLLKMTKPDLEKGMQILEAIIKEQPKFALAYLGIHLGYTLLGTIGLMPAKDAFGEGQIYLDKAIEIDENLHECQLQLSYIYFLQKWDLTSAYKHLQKAFTIRPTVEYYQSMASLLVAEGKTAAAFHYIDTALQLDPFSAINYHLKGFIFYTQEKYDQAIEWFQKSVELKTNFVISNLYWGQSLLLMNRLEEGLSFFQSLPSDESRDVMKLGGTTLAYAALGDKTKAKKGIAKLEMALQSEFMERAINFLITCHTFLGNLTEALQLVSQGIEYRLPMVVYMNVEPTLKPLRSLPHFQSLMYQVLGEGSSFDVSTSKYKKSLIDQELMAEYKQRLDKLMKEEKPFLDPHLSLRSLAQMMNMPPNQLSQLMNEEMNKNFSEYINTYRVEDFKLKAADPSYQHLTILGLAFESGFNSKTVFNTFFKKMIGKTPSAYWKEVVR; encoded by the coding sequence ATGAAACAAAATAAAACTCGCCGACTTGCTGCCATCATGTTTACCGACATTGTGGGTTACACTGCGTTGATGCAACAGGACGAAGGTACTGCTGCAAAGGTAAGAATGATCCATAGAAAAGAGTTTGAACGTTGTCACCAACTCTACAATGGTGAAATATTGCAGTACTTTGGTGATGGCACATTGAGTGTTTTTCAGAGTTGCGTTGAAGCAGTAGAATGCGCTATTTCATTACAAAAATCTTTGAATCAAGAAATTGCAATTCCACTTCGTATTGGCTTGCATGTGGGAGATATTGTTTTTGATGGAACAGAAGTATATGGTGATGGGGTCAATTTGGCTTCTCGAATAGAGGGCATGGGGATTGGAGGTGGAATATTGCTATCTGGAAAACTAAACGATGATCTCAAAAATCATCCCCAAATTTCAACTTCGTCTTTGGGCTATTTTGAATTGAAGAATATAAAAAAGCCGGTTGAGGTTTTTTCTGTGACCAATGAAGGTATTAACGTTCCTGCAAGATTTGAATTAAAAGGGAAACAAAAAAAGATACTTAAAACCATTGCTGTTCTTCCTTTTGTGAATATGAGTTCTGATAAAGAAAACGAATATTTCAGTGATGGGGTGACAGAAGAAATCATCAATGCCTTATCAAAAATAAATAGCTTAAAAGTAACCTCTCGTACTTCGTCTTTTTTCTTTAAAAACAAAAAGATACCTATTCGACAAATCGGGGAGGAACTGAATGTGGCAATCATTTTAGAAGGAAGTATTCGTTTGGCAAAAAATAAGGTGCGAATCACTGCACAGTTGATTGATGTGACTGATGATTTTCATTTTTGGTCTGAAACTTTTGACCGTTCGCTGGAAGATATTTTTGAAGTACAGGATGAAATCAGTCTATTGATTGCAGATAAACTCAGAGAACATTTAGGACATTTCGACATTGAAGATCACTTGGTAGATGCGCCGGAGGTAAATGTTGACGTTTACAAGCGCTACTTGAAAAGCAGGTATTATTTATTGAAAATGACCAAGCCTGACCTTGAAAAAGGCATGCAAATTTTAGAAGCCATCATCAAAGAACAACCCAAATTTGCACTTGCTTATTTGGGAATACATTTAGGATATACCCTATTGGGTACAATTGGTTTGATGCCTGCTAAAGATGCTTTTGGAGAAGGGCAAATTTATTTAGACAAAGCCATTGAGATAGATGAGAATTTACATGAATGTCAACTTCAACTTTCCTACATTTATTTCCTTCAAAAATGGGATTTGACATCCGCTTATAAACATTTGCAGAAAGCGTTTACAATTCGTCCAACGGTTGAGTATTACCAAAGTATGGCTTCCTTATTGGTTGCCGAGGGAAAAACTGCGGCCGCTTTTCATTATATAGACACCGCTTTACAACTCGATCCTTTTTCCGCCATCAATTACCACTTGAAGGGGTTTATTTTCTATACCCAAGAAAAATATGACCAAGCCATTGAATGGTTTCAAAAGAGTGTAGAATTGAAAACCAACTTTGTCATTTCAAATTTATATTGGGGTCAATCGCTTTTGTTGATGAATCGTCTGGAAGAAGGATTGTCGTTCTTTCAGAGTCTTCCTTCAGATGAATCCAGAGATGTGATGAAGCTTGGAGGTACGACACTTGCCTATGCTGCATTGGGAGATAAAACAAAGGCAAAAAAAGGAATTGCAAAATTGGAGATGGCTCTTCAATCAGAGTTTATGGAAAGGGCCATCAATTTTCTTATCACTTGTCATACTTTTTTGGGAAATCTTACTGAGGCACTTCAATTGGTCAGTCAAGGAATAGAGTACCGTTTACCAATGGTGGTGTATATGAACGTTGAGCCAACGCTCAAACCACTTCGCTCACTTCCTCATTTTCAATCTTTGATGTATCAGGTGTTGGGTGAAGGAAGCAGTTTTGATGTGTCCACAAGTAAATATAAAAAGTCATTGATAGACCAAGAATTAATGGCGGAGTACAAACAAAGATTGGACAAACTAATGAAGGAAGAAAAACCTTTTCTCGACCCTCATCTAAGCCTTCGTAGCCTTGCTCAAATGATGAATATGCCTCCCAATCAACTATCTCAATTAATGAACGAAGAAATGAACAAGAATTTCTCAGAATATATCAATACCTACCGAGTGGAGGACTTCAAACTCAAAGCTGCAGACCCTTCTTATCAACACTTAACTATCCTTGGTCTGGCTTTTGAAAGTGGCTTCAATTCAAAGACAGTCTTCAATACTTTCTTCAAAAAAATGATAGGTAAAACACCAAGTGCCTATTGGAAGGAAGTTGTGAGATAA
- a CDS encoding NAD(P)-dependent alcohol dehydrogenase: MKAIVCTQYGSTDVLQVQEVDKPTPKENEILIKISASSITTADTMMRRGTPLYGRLFIGLTKPKHPITGTGFAGVIESVGKAVTLFKEGDEVFGETTLGFGTNAEYVCIAEDGLLTKKPSNITFEEAATVCDGALTSLNFLQNIAKIQRGQSILINGASGSLGTSAVQLAKQFGVIVTGVCSSSNVEMVKALGADEVIDHTKTDFTKNGKTYDVVFDTIGKSSFSYCKKSLSENGLYISPVLSISLLFQMLWTSKMSRKKALFSATGLLPIPELSIMLRKLKELLEANKLSMLIDKKYNLEQVAEAHKYIDTGRKKGNVVAIC, encoded by the coding sequence ATGAAAGCCATAGTATGTACGCAATACGGCTCAACAGATGTTTTACAAGTACAAGAAGTAGATAAACCAACTCCAAAAGAAAATGAAATTTTGATAAAAATATCTGCTTCCTCTATTACAACAGCAGATACCATGATGCGAAGAGGAACACCTTTGTATGGCAGGTTATTTATTGGATTAACCAAACCCAAACACCCGATTACAGGAACAGGTTTTGCGGGTGTAATAGAATCCGTGGGAAAAGCAGTCACATTGTTCAAAGAAGGAGATGAAGTTTTTGGAGAAACAACTTTGGGGTTTGGCACAAATGCTGAGTATGTCTGCATTGCAGAAGATGGATTGCTTACTAAAAAGCCTTCAAACATTACCTTTGAAGAAGCAGCTACTGTTTGTGACGGTGCTTTGACTTCTTTAAATTTTCTTCAAAATATTGCCAAAATTCAGCGTGGACAATCTATATTAATCAATGGCGCATCTGGAAGTTTGGGAACATCCGCAGTACAACTCGCCAAACAATTTGGGGTAATAGTAACAGGAGTGTGTAGTAGTTCTAATGTGGAGATGGTGAAAGCATTGGGAGCAGATGAGGTAATTGATCATACAAAAACAGATTTTACAAAAAATGGAAAAACCTACGATGTGGTTTTCGATACCATAGGTAAAAGTTCATTCTCCTACTGCAAAAAATCATTGAGCGAAAATGGGTTATACATTTCACCTGTTTTAAGTATATCGCTTCTCTTTCAAATGTTGTGGACTTCAAAGATGAGCCGCAAAAAAGCTCTATTTTCGGCTACGGGTTTGTTACCTATCCCTGAACTCAGCATCATGCTTCGAAAACTAAAAGAGCTACTTGAAGCAAATAAATTATCAATGCTGATAGATAAAAAGTACAATTTGGAGCAAGTTGCTGAAGCACATAAATACATTGATACAGGGCGGAAGAAGGGAAATGTAGTAGCGATTTGTTGA
- a CDS encoding DUF502 domain-containing protein: protein MPNKLSQNSSPDPEKILWKMFASNFFQGLLIVAPIAITIYLIYWLLSFLDDIIPVSIPGLGLFLLISIITFVGYLSRNYLVKPVLRELENFMAKMPLVKIIFSSVKDLFVAFLSEERKLESPVFVIVNRESNIKRLGFVTNDDMSSLGLNGEVAVYFPHSYNFSGNLFIVPRENIIPIKNLTSSQAMKLIISGGVAQINVDESVQIEVNVDESDKIELTIEGEVSDAKVE from the coding sequence ATGCCAAATAAACTTTCACAAAATTCTTCACCTGATCCCGAAAAAATTCTATGGAAAATGTTTGCCAGTAATTTCTTCCAAGGATTGCTGATTGTCGCACCAATCGCCATCACCATCTATTTGATTTACTGGCTCTTATCTTTTTTAGATGACATCATCCCCGTTAGTATCCCAGGCTTGGGTTTGTTCCTTCTCATCAGCATCATCACCTTTGTAGGATACCTGAGCAGAAATTATTTGGTCAAACCTGTATTGAGAGAATTGGAGAATTTTATGGCAAAAATGCCTTTGGTCAAAATCATTTTTTCATCGGTCAAGGACTTGTTTGTTGCTTTTTTGAGTGAAGAACGAAAGCTGGAAAGTCCTGTTTTTGTGATTGTCAACCGAGAATCCAATATCAAACGATTGGGTTTTGTGACCAATGACGATATGAGTAGTTTGGGCTTGAATGGAGAGGTAGCAGTCTATTTTCCACACTCTTATAATTTTTCGGGCAATCTATTCATCGTTCCTCGTGAAAACATCATTCCTATCAAAAATCTCACATCTTCCCAAGCCATGAAGCTGATTATTTCGGGTGGTGTGGCGCAAATCAATGTAGATGAATCAGTTCAGATTGAAGTGAATGTCGATGAAAGTGATAAGATTGAATTGACGATTGAAGGAGAGGTTTCGGATGCAAAAGTAGAATAA